A genomic window from Vitis riparia cultivar Riparia Gloire de Montpellier isolate 1030 chromosome 18, EGFV_Vit.rip_1.0, whole genome shotgun sequence includes:
- the LOC117906410 gene encoding uncharacterized protein LOC117906410: protein MGFCDCFGGGLSKQERLEEERIASEEARAKAAEAAQKRQEQFEQSAQGRAARAQQAAMAKQSASSNKGEPVLKWQMG from the exons ATGGGGTTTTGTGACTGCTTTGGCGGTGGCTTGAGCAAGCAGGAGAGATTGGAGGAAGAGAGGATTGCCTCTGAAGAAGCTCGTGCTAAAGCGGCCGAAGCCGCCCAGAAAag GCAAGAGCAATTTGAACAATCTGCCCAAGGAAGAGCTGCACGGGCACAGCAAGCAGCCATGGCCAAACAATCTGCTAGCTCTAACAAAGGAGAGCCAGTTCTCAAG TGGCAGATGGGATGA
- the LOC117907421 gene encoding uncharacterized protein LOC117907421 isoform X2 — MGTKSLDSLRPTEALEIENGLTLVPRVMLNLTIFPSETASVTKPIDEWQLKRALIDFLKTSFHVPITVPEEDLHIKRFKDLKKRKRVDPVAGGTIFIRDLGFLNSKNEDDLEVLDKKFLDWKSSLVEKMDGIELNLEGVKFRLGVAIPATDDFQGMKKDWEDFYAFGNRGYSRGGSGRQQPDTIVLRGAPSRWFAEPRVSSKPSMLVTHTIFSTFGKIRNLNVAEDNDLGDKADEDDGDIVSGLHCKIVVQFERYRDFYNALKVLCGRSLQKLLSSKGLV, encoded by the exons ATGGGCACCAAATCCTTAGATTCTCTCCGCCCAACAGAAGCCCTAGAGATAGAAAATGGGCTCACGCTCGTACCGCGCGTGATGTTGAACCTCACCATCTTCCCATCTGAAACAGCCTCTGTGACGAAGCCCATAGACGAGTGGCAACTAAAGCGTGCCCTTATAGACTTCCTCAAAACCTCTTTCCATGTGCCCATCACCGTCCCTGAAGAGGACCTCCACATCAAACGCTTCAAAGACCTCAAGAAGCGCAAGCGCGTGGATCCAGTCGCTGGCGGCACTATCTTCATTCGCGACCTGGGGTTCCTCAACAGCAAAAATGAAGATGACTTGGAGGTTCTCGACAAGAAGTTCTTGGACTGGAAGAGCTCGCTTGTTGAGAAAATGGATGGGAttgagttgaatcttgaagggGTTAAGTTCCGTCTAGGTGTTGCAATTCCGGCGACAGATGATTTTCAAGGAATGAAGAAAGATTGGGAAGATTTCTATGCTTTTGGAAATCGCG GGTATTCAAGGGGTGGGAGTGGGAGGCAACAGCCGGATACAATTGTGTTGAGAGGGGCTCCATCGCGGTGGTTTGCAGAGCCCCGGGTTTCATCGAAGCCGTCCATGTTGGTTACACATACTATTTTTTCCACTTTTGGAAAAATAAG GAATCTTAATGTTGCTGAGGACAATGATCTAGGTGACAAAGCAGATGAGGATGATGGTGACATAGTTTCAGGCCTCCACTGTAAAATTGTGGTTCAGTTTGAGAGATACAGGGACTTCTATAATGCTCTGAAGGTGTTGTGTGGTCGTTCATTGCAGAAG CTATTGAGCAGCAAGGGTCTCGTTTGA
- the LOC117906332 gene encoding uncharacterized protein LOC117906332 has protein sequence MLNPLICGTFHPEDDDDDEAYWSTSSTTRRSRRGRDSKNPYSSRGLDKFSALLADLEEKRQQIYSQVGSQDISFVRFAYSNSNDCVPIVVKLRDKKLENIKDNNVTHHSTQVVDDKFPIEAGAAANEFKQSGLETDINTKKKTPFSWKIWVGNWRQPSYYLPAIIIFILFLLTVFGRSVAILCTCLGWYLVPAIKGGSSLDTKKPTKKKEYVRRKSDKMVVSDGSSSPKTNKTRAVNVTSPGQHGHRKSW, from the coding sequence ATGTTGAATCCTTTAATCTGTGGCACTTTCCATCCagaagatgatgatgacgatGAAGCGTATTGGAGCACCTCCTCAACAACCAGAAGATCGAGAAGAGGCAGGGACAGCAAGAACCCGTATTCGTCCCGCGGTCTCGACAAGTTTTCTGCACTCTTGGCCGATCTTGAAGAGAAGAGGCAACAGATATACTCTCAGGTTGGCTCGCAGGACATCTCTTTCGTCCGCTTCGCTTACTCCAATTCAAATGATTGCGTGCCTATTGTGGTGAAGTTGAGGGATAAAAAGCTGGAGAATATCAAAGACAATAATGTAACGCATCATTCAACtcaggttgtggatgacaagtTCCCCATCGAGGCCGGCGCTGCTGCCAACGAATTCAAGCAATCTGGCCTGGAAACGGATATAAACACCAAGAAGAAGACTCCATTCTCATGGAAGATTTGGGTGGGCAATTGGAGGCAGCCTTCATATTACTTGCCGGCGattataatctttatattgtttttattgacGGTGTTCGGGCGATCAGTTGCGATACTGTGTACCTGTCTGGGGTGGTACCTGGTTCCGGCCATAAAGGGAGGGAGCTCATTAGATACCAAAAAGCCAACAAAGAAGAAGGAATACGTGAGAAGAAAGAGTGATAAGATGGTGGTGAGTGATGGATCATCCTCTCCTAAAACGAATAAAACCAGAGCAGTCAACGTCACGTCCCCTGGACAACACGGCCATCGGAAAAGCTGGTGA
- the LOC117907421 gene encoding uncharacterized protein LOC117907421 isoform X3, whose protein sequence is MGTKSLDSLRPTEALEIENGLTLVPRVMLNLTIFPSETASVTKPIDEWQLKRALIDFLKTSFHVPITVPEEDLHIKRFKDLKKRKRVDPVAGGTIFIRDLGFLNSKNEDDLEVLDKKFLDWKSSLVEKMDGIELNLEGVKFRLGVAIPATDDFQGMKKDWEDFYAFGNRGYSRGGSGRQQPDTIVLRGAPSRWFAEPRVSSKPSMLVTHTIFSTFGKIRNLNVAEDNDLGDKADEDDGDIVSGLHCKIVVQFERYRDFYNALKVLCGRSLQKNN, encoded by the exons ATGGGCACCAAATCCTTAGATTCTCTCCGCCCAACAGAAGCCCTAGAGATAGAAAATGGGCTCACGCTCGTACCGCGCGTGATGTTGAACCTCACCATCTTCCCATCTGAAACAGCCTCTGTGACGAAGCCCATAGACGAGTGGCAACTAAAGCGTGCCCTTATAGACTTCCTCAAAACCTCTTTCCATGTGCCCATCACCGTCCCTGAAGAGGACCTCCACATCAAACGCTTCAAAGACCTCAAGAAGCGCAAGCGCGTGGATCCAGTCGCTGGCGGCACTATCTTCATTCGCGACCTGGGGTTCCTCAACAGCAAAAATGAAGATGACTTGGAGGTTCTCGACAAGAAGTTCTTGGACTGGAAGAGCTCGCTTGTTGAGAAAATGGATGGGAttgagttgaatcttgaagggGTTAAGTTCCGTCTAGGTGTTGCAATTCCGGCGACAGATGATTTTCAAGGAATGAAGAAAGATTGGGAAGATTTCTATGCTTTTGGAAATCGCG GGTATTCAAGGGGTGGGAGTGGGAGGCAACAGCCGGATACAATTGTGTTGAGAGGGGCTCCATCGCGGTGGTTTGCAGAGCCCCGGGTTTCATCGAAGCCGTCCATGTTGGTTACACATACTATTTTTTCCACTTTTGGAAAAATAAG GAATCTTAATGTTGCTGAGGACAATGATCTAGGTGACAAAGCAGATGAGGATGATGGTGACATAGTTTCAGGCCTCCACTGTAAAATTGTGGTTCAGTTTGAGAGATACAGGGACTTCTATAATGCTCTGAAGGTGTTGTGTGGTCGTTCATTGCAGAAG AATAATTGA
- the LOC117907421 gene encoding A-kinase anchor protein 17A isoform X1, with amino-acid sequence MGTKSLDSLRPTEALEIENGLTLVPRVMLNLTIFPSETASVTKPIDEWQLKRALIDFLKTSFHVPITVPEEDLHIKRFKDLKKRKRVDPVAGGTIFIRDLGFLNSKNEDDLEVLDKKFLDWKSSLVEKMDGIELNLEGVKFRLGVAIPATDDFQGMKKDWEDFYAFGNRGYSRGGSGRQQPDTIVLRGAPSRWFAEPRVSSKPSMLVTHTIFSTFGKIRNLNVAEDNDLGDKADEDDGDIVSGLHCKIVVQFERYRDFYNALKVLCGRSLQKQGSRLKADYEVSWDKDGFFRNTRSHAQERSSRMPEMAADSYKSGAPRRQPYFPHSGYDNSRPKRFKE; translated from the exons ATGGGCACCAAATCCTTAGATTCTCTCCGCCCAACAGAAGCCCTAGAGATAGAAAATGGGCTCACGCTCGTACCGCGCGTGATGTTGAACCTCACCATCTTCCCATCTGAAACAGCCTCTGTGACGAAGCCCATAGACGAGTGGCAACTAAAGCGTGCCCTTATAGACTTCCTCAAAACCTCTTTCCATGTGCCCATCACCGTCCCTGAAGAGGACCTCCACATCAAACGCTTCAAAGACCTCAAGAAGCGCAAGCGCGTGGATCCAGTCGCTGGCGGCACTATCTTCATTCGCGACCTGGGGTTCCTCAACAGCAAAAATGAAGATGACTTGGAGGTTCTCGACAAGAAGTTCTTGGACTGGAAGAGCTCGCTTGTTGAGAAAATGGATGGGAttgagttgaatcttgaagggGTTAAGTTCCGTCTAGGTGTTGCAATTCCGGCGACAGATGATTTTCAAGGAATGAAGAAAGATTGGGAAGATTTCTATGCTTTTGGAAATCGCG GGTATTCAAGGGGTGGGAGTGGGAGGCAACAGCCGGATACAATTGTGTTGAGAGGGGCTCCATCGCGGTGGTTTGCAGAGCCCCGGGTTTCATCGAAGCCGTCCATGTTGGTTACACATACTATTTTTTCCACTTTTGGAAAAATAAG GAATCTTAATGTTGCTGAGGACAATGATCTAGGTGACAAAGCAGATGAGGATGATGGTGACATAGTTTCAGGCCTCCACTGTAAAATTGTGGTTCAGTTTGAGAGATACAGGGACTTCTATAATGCTCTGAAGGTGTTGTGTGGTCGTTCATTGCAGAAG CAAGGGTCTCGTTTGAAGGCTGATTATGAGGTAAGTTGGGACAAGGATGGCTTTTTCCGAAACACTAGAAGTCATGCACAAGAAAGGAGCAGCAGGATGCCAGAAATGGCAGCAGACAGCTATAAGAGTGGAGCTCCTAGACGCCAACCATACTTCCCCCACTCAGGATATGACAATTCACGTCCTAAGAGGTTCAAG GAGTAG